The Nicotiana tomentosiformis chromosome 2, ASM39032v3, whole genome shotgun sequence genome includes the window atcccaaagttctctctgaaaatccttgaattatctcctcaatctgagctcttaaagaccaaaatgaaaatgagatcaaacacTCAAAATtgaccttttctgcccagcgattccgtaTTAGCGGActaccagtcgcacctgcgaaatttccatCACAGGTGTGGAAATGACTTAAGAGGCCTGGGACCACTTCTGCGATAAAGTGGCCGCAGTTGcgcgtgcgcacctgcggacaatggtCCTGTTCTACGAAGTCCTCACCCACTCagctcccgcttctgcgatcactccCCCGCAGGATCGGCTCCGCTTCTGCACCCCTTTTATTGCACCTGTGACCACTGGTTACCCAGAccagggccgcatctgcgagctccctTCCGCATGTGTGAGTCCGCACatgcgagtccgcacctacggtctccccaccgcaggtgtgaaaacaccagaaaccataAGACTTCAGAAATTTGCAttagtccaaattcaatccgttaagcaaccgaaacgcacccgaggcccccgggacctcaaccaaacataccaacaagtcctaaaacaccatacaaacttagtcgagccctcaaatgacatcaaacaacactaaaaacacgaatcaccctccaattcaaaattaatgaactttgaaacttcaaacttttacaactgatgccgaaacctatcaaaccacgtctgatggacctcaaattttgcacacaagtcataattgaaattacggacctactccaacttccttaattggaatccgaccccgatatcaaaaagtccacttccggacaaacttcccaaaaatttgactttcgctatttcaagcctaaatcagctatagacctccaattcacattccggacacgctcctaagtccaaaatcacccaacggagctaacggaactgacgaaactccattccgaaatCGTCTTCCTATTGCTcagactacggtcaaaatcctagaacttaagcttcagctttagggactaagtgtcccaaatcactctgaaaccacaaacaaaacctcccggcaagtcacataagcagataAAGGTACGGGGAAAACAGTaaacaggggatcggggctataactctcaaaacgaccggtcgggtcgttacatcctccccctcttaaaacaatcgttcatcctcgaacgagtatagagacatacctgaagtggtgaaaagacgaGGATAGtggctgcacatatcatgctcggtttcccaagtcgcctcctcgaggATAGTggctggcccctccactgaaccttcacgaaagcaatgttctttgacctcagctttcgaacatgcctgtccaaaatagccactggctcctcaacataagatagatccttatccaactggactaagctgaaatgcagcatatgagacggatcaccatgatacttccggaggaTAGAAACATGGATTACCGGATggactcctgctagactgggaggtaaggcaagctcataagcaacctccccaacacgccgcaacacctcaaagagAACAATGACCCTTGGGATctgcttgcccttcttcccgaacctcataacacccttcataggcgaaacccagagaAAGAGcagctctccaaccatgaatgcaacatcgcgaaccttctgatctgtataactcttctatatggattgggctgtacgaagtcaatcctaaaTCACTTTTACCTTATCCAGGgtatcttgaaccaagtctgttcccaataatctagcctcgcccggctcaaaccaacctactcgagatcgacactgcctaccatacagaacctaatacggtgccatctggatgctcgactgataactgttgttgtaggcaaactccgcaagtggcacgAACGGATCCCACAAACCTCTAAACTCCATCACATACATatagagcatatcctctaatatttgaatagtgtgctCAGACTCTCCAtccttctgagggtgaaatattatactcagctccactcgagtacccaactcatgttgtacggcccttTAGAATCGTGATGTTAACTACGTACCcctgtcagagatgatagataccagtacgccatgaagcctgatgatctcgcggatataagttcgagccagctgctcggaagtcATCACATaaaggaaatgagctgacttggtcagcctatccacaatcacccaaactgcatcaaacatctgctgagtctgtgggagtccaacaacgaaatccatagtgatccactcccatttccacttcggaatctctaacttctgaagcaacccacctggctgttgatgctcatacttcacctgttgtcaatttagacaccgagctgcatactccactatgtcctttttcatcctcctccaccagtaatgttgcctcaagtacTAGAACattttcgcggcacccggatTAATGAAGTACcgtgagctgtgagcctcctgtagaatcaactcacgcaaaccatctacattgggggACAtgtagcctgccctgcatcctgaATGCaacatcatccccaatagtgacctccttagcatcaccatgctgaacagtgttcttaaggacaagcagatggggttcatcatactgacgctctctgatacgatcataaagagaatatcgagagaccacataagccaatactcaactcggctcagaaatatccaatctcacaaactggttggctaaggcctgaacatccaacgccaatggcctctctgttgctggtagatatgctaaactccccaatcTCTCTgctcggtgactcaaagcatcggccaccatattggccttccccggatggtacaaatggtgatatcataattcttaagttgcttcaaccacctccgctgacgcaagttaagatccttttgcttgaacagatgctgaaaACTCCCATGATTGGCGTAAATATAACAagggacatcgtacaaatagtgcccCCAAATCTTCacggcatgaacaatagttgctaactcaaggtcgtggacaggatagttcttttcatgcacctttagttgtctgtacgcgtaggcaatcaccctaccgtcctgcatcaacaccgcaccgagaccattCTGCGATGCATCATagtatacagtataagaccctaaacctgtaggcaataccaatactggggctatagtcaaagttgtcttgagcttctgaaagctctcctcacactcctctgtccacctgaatagAGAAACCTTCttggtcagcctggtcataggtgttgcaatagatgagaatccctctacaaaatgacaataatatcccgccaaaccaagaaaactccagatctacgtagctgatgacggtctaggcctaCTCTGcattgcttccaccttcttcggatccaccttgatctcatcactcgatactacataacccaagaatgccactaagtctagccaaaactcacactttgaaaattttgcatataacttcttttctctcaaggtttgatacacagtcctcaggtgctgctcatgatcctcccgagtccgggagtacaccaaaatgtcatcaataaacataatgacgaaagagtcaagataaggccggaacacactgtgcatcaagtgtatAAAAGCATCTGGGGCATTGgccagcccaaatgacatcacaaggaactcgtagtgaccataccgagtcctgaaagcattcttcaggatatctggctcccgaatcttcaactgatgataccggAATGTAAataaatcttggaaaacaccctggcaccctgtagctcatcaaataaataatcaatacgaggtaatggatacctgttcttcactataactttgttcagctggcgataatcaatgcacaagcgcatagaaccatcctttttttcaaaaataagttaggatcaccccaaggtgacacactaggccgaatgaagcccttatcaagcaactcctgtaactgctccttcaacttaggaggagccatacgatatagaggaatagagataggctgagtgtccgacaacaaatcaatgccaaaatcaatatctatgtcgggcggtatgcccgaaagatcagctggaaaaacatctggaaatcccctcactactgggacagactcaactgtaggggtatcaatactgacatctctcacataagctagatacgcgtcacaccccttctcaactattcgttgagctttaagaaatgaaataactctgttgggagtatactctaaggtacctctccactctaatcacggtagacctggcatagccagcgtcactgtcttagcatgataatcaagaatagcatagtaaggtgacaaccagtccatgtacaagataacatcaaagtctaccatattgagcaataataaatcggctctggtctcaaaaccactaagagcaatcaaacatgaccgatacacacagtccacaataagagaatttcccacaggagtagacacataaacaggggaactcaaggaatcccgagatacgcccaaatacagggcaaaataagaggacacataggaatatatagagcttggatcaaataataccgacgcgtctttatgacagaccgaaacaatacctataatgacagagtAGGATGCAactacctctgtacgagcaggaacaACATAATATctagcttggcctccccctctagggcgacctcgaccttcccgacctccacctcaagtTGGATgagtaggtggggcggtagctggcgctggaatcatagcttgaggactcggtggagcacgcggcggctgagaagtctgtggaggtacacccctcctaaGTCAGGGGCAATCCCTCACAATATGgcaagtgtcgccacactcaaaacaagctctcggagggcatggctgttgtgactggctcggaccaggtctgctggactggaaGCTAAAAGCACCCGGTGTAGGAGGCgtactagatactggcggtgcataataaggttTCTGGGGTCTAGAAGGGGCCAGAATACCACTGGCATCcgaaagagctgaatgaacggggcgactcacataacccctaccatggcaaaCTGCAGTTGGGGCATGAGTACCACTGTATGtaccagactctcgagacctcttggcctctctttcATCTCTATCCCAagcgagcatgccctccaatttcctagcaatactcacaacctgctggtaagaaatatccatctccagctccatgaccatactaatcctgatattgggggtggagtccctcaataaaccaacGAACcttctctcgaactgtggcaaccaaggccagtgcatgtcgggccaaatcattgAAACgaacagcatactctgacacagtcatagcactctggtgcagctgctcaaactctgtgcgccatgcgtcctgaggctctgagggaaatactctctcaaaaatatgtccaagtactgagtccatgtaagtgaagctgcctccgCTGGACTACTCAAcgcataagcacgccaccactaataggttgctcctctaagctggaatgcagtaaaggaaaccccactcgactctactatacccatagtatggagaatacagtgacactactccagaaaaccctgggcatcctctgatgccaatccactgaaggtaggagtgtggtacttcttgtacctctcaagtctgagctgctccacctcagaaactgctaccctaacctcgggctgaactggagctaccggctacaTCGGTATAATCTCTAGAACCTGGTCAACCTGAGCCCGCTgatctggagtaccggcgacgggagtctatgctcctctcccggcctgagatgtggcaggagcaagtggaatcaatccagcctaagctaagatgctgaacatgctcagaaactgggctagagtttCTTGGAGGGCTAGTGCAGCAACAGATACCTCAGGTGCCTTCCCTCCAGCTAGAGCTACTggggggctcctctgtagtagctcat containing:
- the LOC138904258 gene encoding uncharacterized protein, with the translated sequence MDSVLGHIFERVFPSEPQDAWRTEFEQLHQSAMTVSEYAVRFNDLARHALALVATVREKVVSIARKLEGMLAWDRDEREAKRSRESGTYSGTHAPTAVCHGRGYVSRPVHSALSDASGILAPSRPQKPYYAPPVSSTPPTPGAFSFQSSRPGPSQSQQPCPPRACFECGDTCHIVRDCP